AGCCAGAATGGCTGAAGCTGGTGAATTTTCTAAAAGAGCTTTTCTTAATGGCAGAATAGATTTAGCTCAGGCAGAAAGTATTATTGAAGTAATAAATGCTAAGACAGAAAAAGGACTTGATGTAGCAGTAGATCATCTAAAAGGCAAATTATCAACTAAAATTGATGAAATAAAAGATGAAACTATGAAAATGCTAGCTCATCTTGAAGCTGCTATTGATTTTCCAGAAGATGAAATTGAAAATTTTAATTCTGATAGATTAGGAGAAAGAATAAATTTTATAAAGGAAAGCATAGAAAATCTTTTAAAAACAAGTAAAGAAGGTAAAATCTATAAAGAAGGTATTAAAACAGTTATTGTAGGTAAACCTAATGTTGGTAAATCCAGTTTACTAAATACTCTTTTAGAAGAAAAAAGAGCAATAGTTACTGATATTCCAGGAACTACCAGAGATGTTATTGAAGAAGTTATTAATGTGGAAGGACTTCCTTTAAAAATAATCGATACTGCTGGTATCAGAAAAACAGAAGATATGATAGAAAAAATAGGTGTTGAAAAAACTCATAATTCCTTAAAAAACTCTGATTTAGTAATTTTTATGCTTGATGTTAGTCAGGGTCTTACTGAAGAAGATATAAATATCTATAAATCTATTAAAGATAAACCATTGATTGTAGCTGTAAATAAGACTGATTTGCCCCAAAAAATAGATCAGGCTAAAATAGATGAGTTTTTCTCTGATCATCCCTTATTATGGATTTCAGTTAAAAATGAAGAAGGTTTAAAAGATTTAAAAGATGCTATTGTAAATGAGGTTTTTGAAGAAGAGATTAGTGATAGTGGTGATGTCTTAATAACTCAGGTTCGTCATGAAAATGCTTTAAAAAGAGCTTTAGAGAGCATTACAAGAGTTGAAGAATCTTATAATAATAATATGGCTTATGATTTTTATACTATTGATTTAAAAGATGTTTTAAATAATTTACAGGAAATAACAGGAGAAACTGTCGATGAAGATATTATAGATAGAATTTTTTCTGATTTTTGTATTGGTAAATAAATTTGCAAATTAAGGAGTTGAATTTTATGGGAAATTATAATTCTGTCTATCCTGAAGAATATGATGTAATAGTTGTAGGAGCAGGACATTCGGGATGTGAAGCATCTCTTGCTCCAGCAAGAATGGGAAATAAAGTTTTGACATTAACAGTAAATTTAGATCATGTTGCTTTTATGCCCTGTAATCCATCTCTCGGTGGGCCTGGAAAAGGACATATTGTAAGAGAAATAGATGCCTTAGGTGGAGAAATGGCTAAAAATATGGATGAAACTATGATTCAGATAAGAATGTTAAATACAAGTAAAGGTCCAGCAGTCCATGGTTTAAGAGGACAGGCAGATAAAGAAGAATATCATAGAAGAATGAAAAGAGTTCTGGAAAATGAAGAAAATCTCGATTTAAAACAGGAAGTTGTAGAAGATATAGTAGTTGAAGATGGAGAAATTAAAGGTGTAATAGGTAAAACAGGTATTTTTTATCCAGGTAAAAAGGTTATTTTGACAACTGGAACTTTTCTTAAGGGTAAGGTTATTATTGGGAAAACAATTTTTGAATCTGGTCCTAACCAGCAATATCCTGCTAATAAATTATCTGAGTCTTTGAAAGAACATAATTTAGAGTTAAGACGATTTGAGACTGATACTCCGCCAAGAGTTAATAAAAATAGTATAGATTTTTCCAAAATGATAAAACAAAGTGGAGATTCTGGTCTTGCTTTTTCTTTTGAATCAAAACCATTTGAGAGAGAGCAGGTTCCCTGCTGGTTAACTTATACTAATCAAAAAACTCATGAAGTAATTAGAGAAAATAAGGATAAAAGTATATTATTAACTGATGAAGAAAGTGTTGGACCTCGCTATTGTCCTTCAATTGAGGATAAAATTGTACGTTTTCCAGAAAAAGAAAGACATCAAATTTTCCTGGAACCTGAAGGTGAACACACTGAGGAATATTATGTTGCTGGATTGTTTACTGGTTTACCCTATGATGTTCAAATTGAAATGATAAGAACTATGGAAGGACTTGAAAATGCTGAAATTATGAGACCTGGGTATGCTATTCAATATGATAGTATAGACCCTGTTGAATTAAAGTCAAGTCTTGAAACTAAAAAAATAAAAGGTCTTTATACGGCTGGACAAATCAATGGTACTTCTGGTTATGAAGAAGCTGCTGGTCAGGGAATAGTAGCAGGAATTAATGCTGGATTAACCCTAAAAGGAAAAGAAGAAATGATTTTAAAAAGATCTGAATCTTATATTGGGGTTTTAATTGATGATTTAATAACAAAAGGAACTAATGAACCCTATAGAATGATGACTTCTAGAGCAGAATACAGATTAGTTTTACGTCAGGATAATGCTGATCAGCGCTTAACCCCTAAAGGTTATGAAGCAGGGCTGGTTTCTGAAGAAAGATATAATAATTATAAAAAGAAAATAAAATTAATTGATGAGGCTCTGGAGTTTTTGAAAAATAATAGAGTTACTCCTACCTCAGAAGTTAGAGAAAAATTAGAAGAATTAGATAGTGGAAATCTCAGTCAACCTGCTACTTTAGAGAAATTACTGAGAAGACCGGAATTAAAATTTGATGATATAAAATATTTTGTTAAAGA
This is a stretch of genomic DNA from Halanaerobiales bacterium. It encodes these proteins:
- the mnmE gene encoding tRNA uridine-5-carboxymethylaminomethyl(34) synthesis GTPase MnmE; translated protein: MSLYEEDTIAAIATPLGTSGVGKIRISGKNAIKIGHKLFRGIEGKRLKGVKGYTAHYGFVVDPENEKEIDEVIAILMREPHSFTGENVVEIDCHGGMVPLKKVLNIILDNGARMAEAGEFSKRAFLNGRIDLAQAESIIEVINAKTEKGLDVAVDHLKGKLSTKIDEIKDETMKMLAHLEAAIDFPEDEIENFNSDRLGERINFIKESIENLLKTSKEGKIYKEGIKTVIVGKPNVGKSSLLNTLLEEKRAIVTDIPGTTRDVIEEVINVEGLPLKIIDTAGIRKTEDMIEKIGVEKTHNSLKNSDLVIFMLDVSQGLTEEDINIYKSIKDKPLIVAVNKTDLPQKIDQAKIDEFFSDHPLLWISVKNEEGLKDLKDAIVNEVFEEEISDSGDVLITQVRHENALKRALESITRVEESYNNNMAYDFYTIDLKDVLNNLQEITGETVDEDIIDRIFSDFCIGK
- the mnmG gene encoding tRNA uridine-5-carboxymethylaminomethyl(34) synthesis enzyme MnmG, whose protein sequence is MGNYNSVYPEEYDVIVVGAGHSGCEASLAPARMGNKVLTLTVNLDHVAFMPCNPSLGGPGKGHIVREIDALGGEMAKNMDETMIQIRMLNTSKGPAVHGLRGQADKEEYHRRMKRVLENEENLDLKQEVVEDIVVEDGEIKGVIGKTGIFYPGKKVILTTGTFLKGKVIIGKTIFESGPNQQYPANKLSESLKEHNLELRRFETDTPPRVNKNSIDFSKMIKQSGDSGLAFSFESKPFEREQVPCWLTYTNQKTHEVIRENKDKSILLTDEESVGPRYCPSIEDKIVRFPEKERHQIFLEPEGEHTEEYYVAGLFTGLPYDVQIEMIRTMEGLENAEIMRPGYAIQYDSIDPVELKSSLETKKIKGLYTAGQINGTSGYEEAAGQGIVAGINAGLTLKGKEEMILKRSESYIGVLIDDLITKGTNEPYRMMTSRAEYRLVLRQDNADQRLTPKGYEAGLVSEERYNNYKKKIKLIDEALEFLKNNRVTPTSEVREKLEELDSGNLSQPATLEKLLRRPELKFDDIKYFVKELPDYPKEVKEQVEIQVKYKGYIERQESQIEQFKKMENKKIPEDIEYSELENLRIEAREKLDKVKPDSLGQASRISGVSPSDISVLMIYLEKRKQEQ